A single window of Acidaminococcales bacterium DNA harbors:
- a CDS encoding antibiotic biosynthesis monooxygenase, giving the protein MVVVLAKMSVKPERQAEFIERARPVVAATRAEKGNVSYTLYKSTENERELIYVEEWESKSALALHLESEHLLKFKKERAEMMAGETNAKIYETR; this is encoded by the coding sequence ATGGTAGTAGTATTGGCCAAGATGTCGGTCAAACCGGAACGGCAAGCGGAATTCATTGAAAGGGCGCGGCCGGTCGTCGCCGCCACCCGCGCGGAAAAGGGCAACGTCAGCTATACGCTTTATAAAAGCACGGAAAACGAGCGCGAACTTATTTATGTCGAAGAGTGGGAAAGCAAAAGCGCCCTGGCCCTGCACCTTGAGTCCGAACATTTGCTGAAATTCAAAAAAGAACGGGCGGAAATGATGGCGGGCGAGACAAACGCAAAAATCTACGAAACAAGGTAA
- the hisIE gene encoding bifunctional phosphoribosyl-AMP cyclohydrolase/phosphoribosyl-ATP diphosphatase HisIE, whose protein sequence is MNFTADMLKFDQDGLVPAIVQDISSQAVLTLAYMNKESLQKTVETGYTWFYSRSRKELWNKGATSGNVQKVCSISYDCDADALLLMVEQTGAACHKGSFSCFANLLWQSANKPELPAAAPESMPALLNDLYLTITERRRAGDEKSYTRYLFNAGQDKILKKVGEEAAETIIASKNHAAGEIIYEMADLWYHCLVLLAYHDIKPNQLLHELADRRK, encoded by the coding sequence ATGAATTTTACGGCGGACATGTTGAAATTTGACCAGGATGGCCTTGTTCCCGCCATAGTGCAGGATATAAGCAGCCAGGCCGTGCTGACGCTGGCCTACATGAACAAAGAATCCCTGCAAAAAACCGTGGAGACAGGCTACACTTGGTTTTACAGCCGCAGCCGCAAAGAACTGTGGAACAAGGGCGCGACCAGCGGCAACGTGCAAAAAGTATGCAGCATCAGTTACGACTGCGACGCCGACGCTCTTTTGCTCATGGTGGAACAGACCGGCGCCGCTTGCCACAAGGGCAGTTTTTCCTGTTTCGCCAACCTTCTGTGGCAGTCCGCCAACAAGCCGGAATTGCCGGCGGCCGCGCCCGAAAGCATGCCGGCGCTCCTTAACGATCTTTATCTGACGATAACCGAGCGGCGCCGGGCCGGAGACGAAAAATCCTACACCAGATATCTTTTTAACGCCGGGCAAGACAAAATACTGAAAAAAGTCGGCGAAGAAGCGGCGGAAACCATTATCGCCTCTAAAAACCATGCGGCGGGGGAAATAATTTACGAAATGGCCGACCTTTGGTACCATTGCCTGGTACTTTTGGCCTACCATGACATAAAGCCCAACCAGTTGCTGCATGAATTGGCGGACCGGCGAAAATAG
- the hisF gene encoding imidazole glycerol phosphate synthase subunit HisF, translating into MLAKRVIPCLDVKAGRVVKGTNFIGLRDAGDPVELAQKYDREKADELVFLDITASFEERRSMYDVVRKTAGEVFMPLTVGGGIRTVDDMRDMLKSGADKISLNTAAVKDPWLVARGADLFGRQCMVLALDAKRAGDGHWEVFINGGRTPTGIDALEWAAKETELGAGEILLTSMDADGTRDGYDIALTRAVADAVSVPVIASGGAGALEHFYDVLTAGGADAVLAASVFHYGHFSVRAVKEYLKEREVEVRL; encoded by the coding sequence ATGCTGGCCAAACGCGTAATCCCTTGTCTGGACGTCAAAGCGGGGCGGGTAGTCAAAGGCACAAATTTCATCGGGCTGCGCGACGCCGGCGACCCGGTCGAGCTTGCCCAAAAATACGATCGGGAAAAAGCGGACGAGCTGGTTTTTTTGGATATCACCGCTTCCTTCGAGGAGCGCCGTTCTATGTACGACGTTGTGCGCAAAACGGCCGGCGAAGTGTTCATGCCGCTCACGGTGGGCGGCGGCATAAGGACTGTGGACGATATGCGGGATATGCTCAAGTCGGGCGCGGATAAAATATCCCTCAACACGGCCGCCGTCAAGGATCCGTGGTTGGTCGCGCGCGGAGCGGATTTGTTCGGCCGCCAATGCATGGTGTTGGCGCTGGACGCCAAGCGCGCGGGCGACGGCCATTGGGAGGTATTCATCAATGGCGGGCGCACGCCGACGGGAATCGACGCCCTGGAGTGGGCGGCCAAGGAAACTGAGCTGGGCGCGGGCGAGATATTGCTGACCAGCATGGATGCCGACGGCACCCGTGACGGTTATGACATAGCATTGACCCGCGCGGTCGCCGATGCCGTTTCCGTGCCGGTCATCGCCTCCGGCGGCGCGGGCGCGCTGGAACATTTTTACGATGTTTTGACTGCGGGCGGGGCGGATGCCGTATTAGCCGCTTCGGTCTTTCATTACGGGCACTTTAGCGTGCGCGCGGTAAAGGAATACCTTAAAGAACGGGAGGTAGAGGTGCGTTTATGA
- the hisA gene encoding 1-(5-phosphoribosyl)-5-[(5-phosphoribosylamino)methylideneamino]imidazole-4-carboxamide isomerase, with protein MIVFPAIDIKDGKCVRLTQGRFDQQTVFSDIPGEMAIKWQQEGAEYLHLVDLDGALTGVRKNIETIRELLYLTNVPVQFGGGVRDIASIETMLEFGIKRVVLGSVAISNPALVKEACQKYGEQIAVGIDARANEVAVEGWSKSGGVKADELAKQMADAGVQRIIFTDIERDGKLSGINAEEAARIARGSGLKVIASGGASSLADIERLKKYEADGIEGVIIGKAIYTGILSLADAIKAARGE; from the coding sequence ATGATTGTTTTTCCCGCTATTGACATCAAGGACGGAAAATGCGTCCGGCTTACCCAGGGACGGTTTGACCAACAAACGGTTTTTTCCGACATCCCCGGGGAAATGGCGATCAAGTGGCAGCAGGAAGGCGCCGAATATCTGCATTTGGTCGATCTGGACGGCGCTTTGACCGGCGTGCGCAAAAACATTGAAACCATTCGTGAATTGCTTTATCTGACGAACGTGCCCGTACAGTTCGGAGGCGGGGTGCGCGACATTGCTTCCATAGAAACCATGTTGGAGTTCGGCATAAAAAGGGTGGTTCTCGGCTCGGTCGCCATAAGCAATCCCGCCTTGGTCAAAGAGGCCTGCCAAAAATACGGGGAGCAGATAGCCGTGGGCATCGACGCGCGCGCCAATGAAGTCGCGGTCGAGGGCTGGAGCAAGTCCGGCGGCGTGAAAGCCGATGAATTGGCCAAACAAATGGCCGACGCGGGCGTTCAGAGGATAATCTTCACCGATATTGAGCGCGACGGCAAACTATCGGGAATAAACGCCGAAGAAGCCGCCCGCATAGCGCGCGGGAGCGGCCTCAAGGTAATCGCCTCGGGCGGGGCGAGCAGCCTCGCGGACATAGAGCGGCTTAAAAAATACGAAGCCGACGGCATAGAAGGGGTAATTATCGGCAAGGCGATCTATACGGGAATATTGAGCCTCGCGGACGCGATCAAAGCGGCGAGAGGGGAATGA
- the hisH gene encoding imidazole glycerol phosphate synthase subunit HisH, which produces MIVIVDYGVGNLHSVAKAMEKVGAKAAVSSDAAAVAAADRLILPGVGSFGHCMKNLSECGLAETVKDYARSGRPFLGICVGMQILFDGSEESPGVPGLGILPGMVRRLPDRGLKIPQIGWNCLDFRAETPLFCGLPAKEYVYFVHSYHAEPLDRGIIAASAEYGATVTAAVVRGNIWATQFHPEKSGEAGLTILSNFKDVKI; this is translated from the coding sequence ATGATCGTCATAGTGGACTACGGAGTTGGCAATCTGCACAGCGTGGCTAAGGCAATGGAAAAAGTAGGCGCCAAGGCCGCCGTATCCTCCGACGCGGCGGCGGTCGCCGCCGCCGACCGGCTGATCTTGCCGGGAGTGGGTTCTTTTGGCCATTGCATGAAAAACCTTTCGGAATGTGGCCTGGCCGAAACGGTCAAAGATTACGCGCGTTCCGGCCGTCCATTTTTGGGCATTTGCGTAGGCATGCAGATACTCTTCGACGGCAGCGAAGAATCCCCGGGAGTGCCCGGCCTGGGCATCCTGCCGGGCATGGTGCGGAGGCTGCCGGACCGCGGCCTGAAAATACCGCAGATCGGCTGGAACTGCCTTGATTTTCGCGCGGAAACCCCTCTTTTTTGCGGATTGCCGGCTAAAGAGTATGTTTATTTTGTACATAGTTATCACGCCGAGCCGCTTGATCGCGGCATCATAGCGGCCAGCGCGGAATACGGCGCGACGGTAACTGCGGCGGTTGTTCGCGGCAATATATGGGCTACGCAGTTTCATCCGGAAAAATCGGGCGAGGCTGGCTTGACGATATTGAGTAATTTTAAGGATGTGAAAATATGA
- the hisB gene encoding imidazoleglycerol-phosphate dehydratase HisB — protein sequence MRQASLKRDTAETSVSVEWLLDGRGFAAIDTGIGFFDHMLTLLGKHGLFDLTVKARGDLAVDAHHTVEDCGIALGSALKEALGDKAGINRYGSAFVPMDEALAHAAVDLSGRAYLVFNAKFPPSAGGFDFALVEEFFRALSSKAEMTLHVNLLYGANAHHMAEAVFKAFARALCRAAAFNERIDGILSTKGILA from the coding sequence ATGAGGCAAGCTTCTTTAAAACGTGACACCGCCGAAACATCCGTCAGCGTTGAATGGTTGCTGGACGGCCGGGGTTTTGCCGCCATTGACACCGGGATAGGTTTTTTTGACCACATGCTGACGCTTTTGGGCAAACACGGCCTGTTTGACTTGACCGTCAAGGCCAGGGGCGATTTGGCGGTGGATGCGCATCACACGGTGGAGGATTGCGGCATAGCGCTGGGAAGCGCCCTGAAAGAGGCGTTAGGGGACAAAGCGGGCATAAATCGTTATGGCAGCGCTTTTGTGCCGATGGACGAAGCGCTGGCACATGCGGCGGTCGATCTGAGCGGACGGGCATATCTGGTTTTCAACGCGAAATTTCCCCCGTCCGCCGGCGGGTTTGATTTTGCTTTGGTTGAGGAGTTTTTTCGCGCCCTGTCCAGCAAGGCCGAGATGACTTTGCATGTCAACCTTTTATATGGCGCGAACGCGCACCACATGGCGGAGGCCGTATTCAAGGCTTTTGCCCGGGCGCTCTGCCGGGCGGCCGCCTTTAACGAGAGGATAGACGGGATATTGAGCACCAAAGGTATCTTGGCATGA